From the Acidovorax carolinensis genome, one window contains:
- the pyrR gene encoding bifunctional pyr operon transcriptional regulator/uracil phosphoribosyltransferase PyrR → MTTPSFGPAGSLVLDAEALYRELLRGVRSMHTGTTRLAGIASGGAWLADRLQKDLGLEGPAGVLSSVMHRDDFAQRGLSASAQTSLPFDVNGADVLVLDDVLYTGRTIRAVLNELFDYGRPASVRLAVLVDRGGRELPVQADFAAARVALPPSQSLALARDAQGRFQFQVKEV, encoded by the coding sequence ATGACCACCCCTTCCTTCGGTCCCGCCGGCAGCCTCGTGCTCGATGCCGAGGCCCTCTACCGTGAGCTGCTGCGTGGCGTGCGCAGCATGCACACCGGCACCACGCGCCTGGCGGGCATTGCCTCGGGCGGCGCCTGGCTGGCCGATCGCCTGCAAAAGGACCTGGGTCTTGAAGGGCCTGCCGGTGTGCTCTCGTCGGTGATGCACCGCGACGACTTTGCCCAGCGCGGCCTCTCGGCCAGCGCGCAGACCTCGCTGCCGTTTGATGTCAACGGCGCCGATGTGCTGGTGCTCGACGACGTGCTCTACACCGGCCGCACCATCCGCGCCGTGCTCAACGAGCTGTTCGACTACGGCCGCCCCGCCAGCGTGCGCCTGGCGGTGCTGGTGGACCGTGGCGGGCGCGAGCTGCCGGTGCAGGCCGATTTTGCCGCCGCCCGCGTGGCCCTGCCGCCATCGCAGTCCCTCGCGCTGGCGCGCGATGCGCAGGGCCGCTTCCAATTCCAAGTCAAAGAGGTGTGA
- a CDS encoding aspartate carbamoyltransferase catalytic subunit, translating into MLHQRNPQLNNHGELIHLLSIEGLPRDIVTHILDTAANFVSVNDREVKKVPLLRGKSVFNLFFENSTRTRTTFEIAAKRLSADVLNLDIARSSASKGESLLDTIANLSAMAADLFVVRHSESGAPYLIAQHVAPHVHVINAGDGRHAHPTQGLLDMYTIRHYKKDFSNLTVAIVGDVLHSRVARSDIHGLTTLGCPEVRVVGPRTLVPSDMAQMGVRVCHTLEEGIKDADVVITLRLQNERMSGALLPSSQEYFKSFGLTPEKLQLAKPDAIVMHPGPINRGVEIDSAVVDGKQSVILPQVTFGIAVRMAVMSIVAGNEA; encoded by the coding sequence GTGCTGCACCAGCGCAACCCCCAACTCAACAACCACGGTGAACTGATCCACCTGCTGTCCATCGAGGGCCTGCCGCGCGACATCGTCACGCACATCCTCGACACCGCCGCCAACTTCGTCTCGGTGAACGACCGCGAGGTCAAGAAGGTGCCGCTGCTGCGCGGCAAAAGCGTGTTCAACCTGTTCTTCGAGAACAGCACGCGCACCCGCACCACGTTCGAGATCGCGGCCAAGCGCCTGTCGGCCGATGTGCTGAACCTCGACATTGCGCGCAGCTCGGCCAGCAAGGGCGAGTCGCTGCTTGACACCATCGCCAACCTCTCGGCCATGGCGGCCGACCTGTTCGTGGTGCGGCACAGCGAGTCGGGCGCGCCGTACCTGATCGCCCAGCATGTGGCGCCCCATGTGCATGTGATCAATGCCGGCGATGGCCGCCATGCCCACCCCACGCAAGGGCTGCTGGACATGTACACCATCCGGCACTACAAAAAAGACTTTTCCAACCTCACCGTGGCCATCGTCGGCGATGTGCTGCACTCGCGTGTGGCGCGCTCCGATATCCACGGCCTGACCACCCTGGGCTGCCCCGAAGTGCGCGTGGTGGGCCCGCGCACGCTGGTGCCGTCCGACATGGCGCAGATGGGCGTGCGCGTGTGCCACACGCTCGAAGAGGGCATCAAGGATGCCGATGTGGTCATCACGCTGCGCCTGCAGAACGAGCGCATGAGCGGCGCGCTGCTGCCGTCGAGTCAGGAGTATTTCAAGAGCTTCGGACTCACGCCCGAAAAGCTGCAACTGGCCAAGCCCGACGCCATCGTCATGCACCCCGGCCCCATCAACCGGGGCGTGGAGATTGACTCTGCCGTGGTCGATGGCAAGCAGAGCGTGATCCTGCCGCAGGTGACCTTTGGCATCGCCGTGCGCATGGCGGTCATGTCCATCGTCGCTGGTAACGAGGCATGA
- a CDS encoding dihydroorotase → MKILIQNGRVIDPASGFDQTCDIALAAGRIVGVNRVPPEFAPNRVINAAGCIVLPGLVDLAARLREPGHEHEGMLESEMAAAVAGGVTSLVCPPDTDPVLDEPGLVEMLKFRAEKLHQSRLFPLGALTRGLAGEVLTEMAELTESGCVGFGQAEVPLASTQVLQRALQYAATFGYTVWLRPQEMHLGKGVAASGPLATRLGLSGVPVAAETIALHTIFELLKTTGARVHLCRLSSAAGVELLRRAKAEGLKVTADVSINSLHLTDVDIGFFDSRARLSPPLRQQRDRDALHAALADGTIDALVSDHNPVDEDAKTLPFAEAEPGATGLELLLSLALKWSQDSGVPLQRALAVVTSEPARVLGNALGTLQASVGQIVEGGVGDLCILDPQAAWTVQDDALRSQGKHTPFSGYELPGQVRATLVGGQMAFERG, encoded by the coding sequence ATGAAGATACTGATTCAGAACGGCCGCGTGATCGACCCCGCCTCGGGCTTCGATCAGACCTGTGACATCGCGCTGGCGGCCGGCCGCATCGTCGGCGTGAACCGCGTGCCCCCCGAGTTCGCGCCCAACCGTGTAATCAATGCCGCAGGCTGCATCGTGCTGCCCGGCCTGGTGGACCTGGCCGCGCGTCTGCGCGAGCCCGGACACGAGCATGAAGGCATGCTCGAATCCGAAATGGCCGCTGCCGTGGCCGGGGGCGTGACCAGCCTCGTGTGCCCGCCCGACACCGACCCCGTGCTTGACGAGCCGGGCCTGGTGGAAATGCTCAAGTTCCGCGCCGAGAAGCTGCACCAGTCGCGCCTGTTTCCGCTGGGCGCACTCACGCGCGGCCTTGCCGGCGAGGTGCTGACCGAGATGGCCGAGCTCACCGAGTCGGGCTGCGTGGGCTTTGGCCAGGCGGAGGTGCCACTGGCCAGCACCCAGGTGCTGCAGCGCGCGCTGCAATATGCCGCCACCTTTGGCTACACCGTGTGGCTGCGCCCGCAGGAGATGCATTTGGGCAAGGGCGTGGCGGCCAGCGGCCCGCTGGCCACGCGCCTGGGCCTGTCGGGCGTGCCCGTGGCGGCCGAAACCATTGCGCTGCACACCATTTTTGAGCTGCTCAAGACCACCGGCGCCCGCGTGCACCTGTGCCGCCTGAGCAGCGCTGCGGGCGTGGAACTGCTGCGCCGCGCCAAGGCCGAAGGCCTCAAGGTCACGGCCGATGTGAGCATCAACTCGCTGCACCTCACCGACGTGGATATCGGCTTTTTTGACAGCCGCGCCCGCCTCTCGCCTCCGCTGCGCCAGCAGCGCGACCGCGACGCGCTCCACGCCGCGCTGGCCGACGGCACCATCGATGCGCTGGTGTCCGACCACAACCCGGTCGATGAAGACGCCAAGACCCTGCCGTTTGCCGAAGCCGAGCCCGGCGCCACCGGGCTGGAGCTGCTGCTGAGCCTGGCACTCAAGTGGTCGCAGGACAGCGGCGTGCCCCTGCAGCGCGCGCTGGCTGTGGTCACGTCCGAGCCCGCCCGGGTGTTGGGCAACGCGCTGGGCACACTGCAGGCCAGCGTGGGCCAGATCGTCGAGGGCGGCGTGGGTGACCTGTGCATCCTTGACCCGCAGGCCGCCTGGACGGTGCAAGATGACGCGCTGCGCAGCCAGGGCAAACACACGCCGTTTTCGGGCTACGAGCTGCCGGGCCAGGTGCGCGCCACGCTGGTCGGCGGCCAAATGGCTTTCGAGCGCGGCTGA
- a CDS encoding lysophospholipid acyltransferase family protein: MNDLRACWRLVRVLGHILKGLVIVAVRFPALSPDQQYARVQAWSMELLARAGVSLRIIGTPPVTGPVMLVANHLSWLDIPVMHAARHCRFVSKSDVQAWPLIGTLATAAGTLYIERNSRRDALRMVRSMHEALQRGEVLAVFPEGTTGDGRAMLPFHANLLQAAVTADAFVQPVGLHFADKVTGETSFAPSYIGDETLVGSIWRTLRAPAIEAVVHYGVPEQAQGRDRRAWTQHLHDTVDRLRRG; encoded by the coding sequence ATGAATGATCTGCGGGCCTGCTGGCGCCTGGTGCGCGTGCTGGGTCACATTCTCAAGGGCCTGGTGATCGTGGCGGTGCGCTTTCCTGCGCTGTCGCCCGATCAGCAATATGCCCGCGTTCAGGCGTGGTCGATGGAGCTGCTGGCCCGTGCGGGCGTTTCGCTGCGCATCATCGGCACCCCGCCCGTGACGGGGCCAGTAATGCTGGTGGCCAACCACCTTTCGTGGCTGGATATTCCGGTCATGCATGCAGCGCGGCATTGCCGTTTTGTCTCCAAATCGGATGTGCAGGCCTGGCCGCTGATCGGCACGCTGGCCACCGCCGCAGGCACCCTCTATATTGAGCGCAACTCGCGCCGCGACGCGCTGCGCATGGTGCGTTCCATGCACGAGGCGCTGCAGCGCGGCGAGGTGCTGGCGGTGTTTCCTGAAGGCACCACGGGCGATGGGCGGGCCATGCTGCCATTTCATGCCAACCTGCTGCAGGCGGCGGTGACGGCAGACGCCTTTGTGCAACCGGTGGGTCTGCACTTTGCCGACAAGGTCACTGGCGAGACCAGTTTTGCGCCCAGCTACATTGGCGACGAAACCCTGGTGGGCTCCATCTGGCGCACCTTGCGCGCGCCCGCCATCGAGGCCGTGGTGCATTACGGGGTGCCCGAGCAGGCGCAGGGCCGGGACCGCCGCGCCTGGACGCAGCACCTGCACGACACGGTGGACCGCCTGCGCCGGGGCTGA
- a CDS encoding ABC transporter permease: protein MPRTRLSLSALPLILLVGLLALPVLALLASWLPWGVVQADTGAILREMASTVLPGYAWTTLWLGLWVAVGAAVVGTAAAAAVTLFEFPGRRTFEWLLLLPLAMPAYVTAYAYTDFLQFSGPLQVALRETFGLEGRLLPEVRSLWGAIWVFTFSLYPYVYLLARTALGERAAHLMEAARLLGAPLSRRITTIALPLARPAVAAGVALALMETLADFGVTSYFGIQTFTTGIIKAWLSMDNRIAAAQLSTMLLALVLVLLWLEHRAERRMRFTAKGTGHAGATEAQPVPLRGLARAVVWGVCTLPVFMGFVAPVAFMLRPLASDWSVLPWDRFLEWAWNSVWLGGITAGLAVAVALALAFAVRRKPDLLTRGVVRLASVGYAVPGAVIVVGLLLPVGWLQARVPQWGVAALVTTTAVGIVWAYLVRFCAVALQSVQSGYARIPASLDDTARMLGAGSARLMARVHWPLLRRSTAAAALLVFVDVMKELPATMVLRPFNSDTLAVVAYQLARDERLGEAALPSLALVVVGLVPVILLSRTLRGRA from the coding sequence TTGCCACGCACCCGCTTATCCTTATCTGCCTTGCCCTTGATCCTGCTGGTGGGCTTGCTGGCCTTGCCCGTGCTGGCGCTGCTGGCGTCGTGGCTGCCCTGGGGTGTGGTGCAAGCCGACACCGGCGCCATCCTGCGCGAGATGGCCAGCACTGTGCTGCCTGGTTACGCCTGGACGACGCTGTGGCTGGGCCTGTGGGTGGCGGTGGGCGCCGCCGTGGTGGGCACTGCCGCTGCAGCAGCAGTCACGCTGTTCGAGTTTCCGGGCCGGCGCACCTTCGAGTGGCTGCTGCTGCTGCCGCTGGCCATGCCGGCCTATGTCACGGCCTATGCCTATACCGACTTCCTGCAATTCAGCGGCCCGTTGCAGGTGGCGCTGCGCGAAACCTTTGGACTGGAAGGGCGCCTGCTGCCCGAGGTGCGCAGCCTCTGGGGCGCGATCTGGGTATTCACCTTTTCGCTGTATCCCTATGTTTACCTGCTCGCTCGCACGGCGCTGGGCGAGCGCGCCGCGCACCTGATGGAGGCCGCGCGCCTGCTGGGCGCGCCGCTCTCTCGGCGCATCACGACCATCGCGCTGCCCCTGGCGCGCCCGGCCGTGGCCGCGGGAGTGGCGCTGGCGCTGATGGAAACGCTGGCCGACTTTGGCGTGACCAGCTATTTCGGCATCCAGACCTTCACCACCGGCATCATCAAGGCCTGGCTGTCCATGGACAACCGCATTGCCGCCGCGCAGCTGTCCACCATGCTGTTGGCCTTGGTGCTGGTGCTGCTGTGGCTTGAGCACCGGGCCGAGCGGCGCATGCGCTTCACCGCCAAGGGCACCGGCCACGCGGGCGCCACCGAGGCCCAGCCCGTGCCACTGCGCGGCCTGGCGCGCGCGGTGGTGTGGGGCGTGTGCACGCTGCCTGTGTTCATGGGCTTTGTGGCGCCGGTCGCGTTCATGCTGCGGCCACTGGCATCCGACTGGTCAGTGCTGCCTTGGGATCGTTTTCTGGAATGGGCCTGGAACAGCGTGTGGCTTGGGGGCATCACCGCCGGCCTGGCCGTGGCCGTGGCGCTGGCGCTGGCCTTTGCCGTGCGCCGCAAGCCTGATCTGCTGACGCGCGGTGTGGTGCGGCTGGCCAGCGTGGGCTATGCCGTGCCGGGCGCCGTGATCGTAGTGGGCCTGCTGCTGCCGGTGGGCTGGCTGCAGGCGCGCGTTCCGCAGTGGGGCGTGGCGGCGCTCGTCACCACCACGGCGGTGGGCATTGTGTGGGCGTATCTGGTGCGCTTTTGCGCGGTGGCGCTGCAGTCGGTGCAAAGCGGTTATGCGCGGATTCCGGCCAGCCTCGACGACACAGCGCGCATGCTGGGCGCGGGCAGCGCGCGCCTGATGGCGCGCGTGCACTGGCCGCTGCTCAGGCGCTCCACCGCCGCCGCTGCGCTGCTGGTGTTTGTCGACGTCATGAAAGAGCTGCCCGCCACCATGGTGCTGCGCCCCTTCAACAGCGACACCCTGGCCGTGGTGGCCTACCAGCTGGCGCGCGATGAACGCCTGGGCGAAGCCGCCTTGCCCTCGCTGGCGCTGGTGGTGGTGGGGCTGGTGCCGGTGATCCTGCTCAGCCGCACACTGCGCGGCCGCGCCTGA
- a CDS encoding phospholipase D-like domain-containing protein has protein sequence MTGFVLLSGLGHAMVVAAGLLVYVMFTRIDHQRRHPSAALAWVLGIVAFPYVALPLFLLVGSRKFARPLRRSHRPGEAPASRNAAVGEGPPWATRLLAGMDLPPAVRNVRVHFHEDGPEALLALLALIDSAQHSLDVCTFVFGHDAVGERVAQALAQCAQRGVATRLLLDAVGSWRTPAAVLRHLRRQGVQVRRFMPMLHNPMRGRTNLRNHRKVAVADGARLWSGGRNLASEYFMDRPGMPAWLDLSFDVEGPLAALAQAQFRADWRAATGRVRFTRHLPPPRHALVGSPGGALAQWVPSGPDQPDDTVYALLLTAAFHAQRRIVAITPYFVPDEALLDAWCIACRRGVQVHLIVPARSNHRLADWARERALRQLAAAGAQVWLAPGMVHAKAVVIDDSMALTGSLNLDARSLFLNYESMTAFYEREQVQWLSGWCARQIAAAQPHHARQPSWLRDIAEGVVRAVGFQL, from the coding sequence ATGACCGGCTTTGTGCTGCTGTCCGGCCTGGGGCACGCCATGGTGGTGGCCGCTGGCCTGCTGGTGTATGTGATGTTCACCCGCATCGACCATCAGCGGCGCCATCCGTCGGCGGCGCTGGCGTGGGTGCTGGGCATCGTGGCCTTTCCCTATGTCGCGCTGCCCTTGTTTTTGCTGGTGGGCTCGCGCAAGTTTGCCCGGCCATTGCGCCGGTCGCACCGGCCCGGCGAAGCCCCGGCTTCTCGCAACGCCGCGGTGGGCGAGGGCCCCCCGTGGGCCACGCGCTTGCTGGCGGGCATGGACCTGCCGCCCGCCGTGCGCAATGTCCGTGTCCACTTCCACGAAGACGGCCCCGAGGCCCTGCTGGCCCTGCTGGCACTCATCGATTCTGCCCAGCACAGCCTGGATGTATGCACCTTTGTGTTTGGCCACGACGCGGTGGGAGAGCGCGTGGCCCAGGCCCTGGCGCAGTGCGCCCAGCGCGGCGTGGCCACGCGGCTGCTGCTCGATGCCGTGGGCAGCTGGCGCACCCCGGCTGCCGTGTTGCGCCACTTGAGGCGCCAGGGCGTGCAGGTGCGCCGCTTCATGCCGATGCTGCACAACCCCATGCGCGGGCGCACCAACCTGCGCAACCACCGCAAGGTGGCCGTGGCCGACGGCGCGCGCCTGTGGAGCGGCGGCCGCAACCTGGCCAGCGAATACTTCATGGACCGCCCCGGCATGCCCGCGTGGCTGGACCTGAGTTTTGACGTCGAAGGCCCGCTGGCCGCGCTGGCCCAGGCGCAGTTCCGGGCCGACTGGCGCGCCGCCACGGGCCGCGTGCGCTTTACCCGCCACCTGCCGCCACCGCGCCATGCGCTGGTTGGCTCGCCCGGCGGTGCGCTCGCCCAGTGGGTGCCCAGCGGGCCCGACCAGCCCGACGACACGGTCTATGCACTGCTGCTCACGGCGGCCTTTCACGCGCAGCGCCGCATCGTGGCCATCACACCGTATTTCGTGCCCGACGAGGCCCTGCTCGACGCCTGGTGCATTGCCTGCCGGCGCGGGGTGCAGGTCCACCTCATCGTGCCTGCCCGTTCCAACCACCGCCTGGCCGACTGGGCCCGCGAACGCGCCCTGCGCCAGCTGGCCGCCGCAGGTGCCCAGGTATGGCTGGCGCCCGGCATGGTGCATGCCAAGGCGGTGGTCATCGACGACAGCATGGCGCTGACCGGCTCGCTGAACCTGGATGCGCGCAGCCTGTTCCTCAACTACGAAAGCATGACGGCCTTCTATGAGCGCGAGCAGGTGCAATGGCTGTCCGGCTGGTGCGCCCGCCAGATCGCCGCCGCCCAGCCCCACCATGCGCGCCAGCCGTCGTGGCTGCGCGACATTGCCGAGGGCGTGGTCCGGGCGGTGGGATTTCAGCTGTAG
- a CDS encoding patatin-like phospholipase family protein — protein MADLSPTTAWVLAGGGSFGAIQVGMLHALVAHGLRPDLVVGSSVGAINGAYFAGAPDADGLQQLAAIWCGLRRSMVFPIAWRNLLARTNGGGFAVDPSGLSGLLEQCLPYRMLEQARLPVHVVATDQLGGGTVALSRGPAVAAVLASCAIPAVFPPVRIDGQFLIDGAIASNTPISVAVRLGARRVIVLPTGFACALQTPPHSAIANALHAVTLLIAHQLADEFKHYRTQAQIVVVPPLCPLSASPYDFSQAATLIERATEQTRRWLDSGGLQRSQLAPALLAHGH, from the coding sequence ATGGCTGATTTATCCCCCACGACCGCCTGGGTGCTTGCCGGCGGTGGCAGCTTCGGCGCGATCCAGGTGGGCATGCTGCACGCGCTCGTCGCGCATGGGCTGCGGCCCGATCTGGTGGTGGGCTCGTCGGTGGGCGCAATCAATGGCGCCTACTTTGCCGGCGCGCCTGATGCGGATGGGCTGCAGCAGCTGGCGGCTATCTGGTGCGGGCTGCGCCGCAGCATGGTGTTTCCGATCGCATGGCGCAATCTGCTGGCGCGCACCAACGGCGGCGGGTTTGCCGTTGATCCGTCCGGGCTGAGCGGCCTGCTCGAACAATGCCTGCCCTATCGGATGCTGGAGCAGGCGCGCCTGCCGGTGCATGTGGTTGCCACCGACCAGCTCGGCGGCGGGACGGTGGCACTTTCGCGCGGCCCGGCCGTGGCGGCCGTGCTGGCCAGCTGCGCGATCCCCGCCGTGTTCCCTCCGGTGCGCATCGACGGGCAGTTCCTGATTGACGGCGCGATTGCCAGCAATACGCCGATCAGCGTGGCCGTCCGTCTGGGCGCGCGGCGCGTGATCGTGCTGCCCACAGGCTTTGCCTGCGCGCTCCAAACGCCGCCGCACAGCGCCATCGCCAATGCCTTGCATGCTGTCACCTTGCTCATCGCGCACCAGCTGGCCGACGAGTTCAAGCATTACCGCACGCAGGCGCAGATCGTCGTCGTGCCGCCGCTGTGCCCGCTGTCGGCCTCACCCTATGACTTTTCCCAGGCCGCTACGTTGATCGAGCGCGCTACCGAGCAGACCCGGCGCTGGCTGGATAGCGGCGGGCTGCAGCGCTCGCAACTGGCGCCAGCGCTGCTGGCGCACGGGCATTGA
- a CDS encoding CDGSH iron-sulfur domain-containing protein, with the protein MDSEHTPGAQVRISRNGPYLVAGQLPLRKQTIGTNSEGESVEWVAGASYPDQAQYALCRCGHSRHKPFCDGTHAQVGFDGTETASRRPYLEQAQRIPGPAMSLTDVEALCASARFCDPHGKVWQQVRESQAPAARAHFVRQCGDCPSGRLVAWDNATGQPVEPQYAPSVVLIQDPAMACSGPIGLRGGVQLVGADGFAYEVRNRMALCSCGASKNKPFCDGSHISTGFSDER; encoded by the coding sequence ATGGATTCCGAACACACCCCGGGTGCGCAGGTGCGCATCAGCAGAAATGGGCCCTACCTCGTTGCGGGCCAGCTGCCGTTGCGCAAGCAGACCATAGGCACCAATAGCGAAGGCGAGTCGGTCGAATGGGTCGCGGGGGCGTCCTACCCCGACCAGGCGCAGTACGCGCTGTGCCGCTGCGGCCACAGCAGGCACAAGCCGTTTTGCGACGGAACGCATGCCCAAGTGGGTTTCGACGGCACCGAAACGGCCAGTCGCCGCCCCTATCTGGAACAGGCCCAGCGCATACCCGGCCCGGCCATGTCGCTGACCGATGTCGAGGCCCTGTGTGCATCGGCCCGTTTTTGCGATCCCCATGGCAAGGTATGGCAGCAGGTGCGCGAATCGCAAGCGCCCGCAGCGCGCGCGCATTTCGTGCGCCAGTGCGGTGATTGCCCCTCGGGGCGGCTCGTGGCCTGGGACAACGCGACCGGCCAGCCGGTGGAGCCGCAGTACGCGCCTTCGGTCGTGTTGATCCAAGACCCGGCCATGGCCTGTTCGGGGCCGATAGGGCTGCGTGGCGGGGTGCAACTGGTCGGTGCCGACGGCTTTGCATACGAGGTGCGCAACCGCATGGCGCTGTGCAGCTGCGGTGCGTCGAAGAACAAACCGTTTTGCGACGGCAGCCATATCAGCACAGGCTTCAGCGACGAGCGCTGA